The nucleotide window CGCGCAATGGGTCTAGCATGGCTGCTAACTTCCGCTCCCGGTTCAAAGCTGTGAAAAGTTCAAGTTCTGCCTTTCCTAAACGTCGATTGGCAGGCAAGAGATCCATATTATGTGCAGAGACGATGGCTTGTTCAAGCACTGAAATCAGGGCCTCCTGAGTGCTGTAGTTTCCCATCAGGGTGTCATACACAGTCACGGGTAGGTCCCAAGGCTCAAAACCTGCAAAAATCGTGAGACTGCCCTGAGGATCAAAATCGACTAATAGAACTTTTTGACCTGCTTGCGACAGGATATGTCCTAGATTCAAGGTCAGCGTAGATTTTGCTACGCCTCCAGCCTGATTAAAGATTGAAGTGATTACTGCCATCTTCACAATTGGCGGGTGAATGTTCTCAATCCTACTCGAAGACACAATATTTAGATCAAGATTTTTACTTTTCCCACACAAGTATTTCAAATATTCCTTCAGTCGCTCCCACACCCGTGTGGGAAAGAGAAGCTAAGAGGTAGGATCGCAAAAACAGCTTGATATTCAGGGAGGTAAGCTCTTGCTCGCCAATTTCTACTCCTGACCTAACCGTTAAAGCAGTTGGGCTAGAGGGTCTGAGTGCTATCCAGTTGATGGACTTTGAGCGACGCTATCAGACGCTGATTGAGCCAGGTCTCAAAGACAGTTCCCTCCCCTTGCGGGGTTTGGCTCATATCTTGCACCTCGTGATCTGGATGTCCCATCCTTGCCGTTGCAAAAGCCTTCGCTTTTGCTCGACTTCCTGAAGCAGCAGGGCAACAACCACCTGGCCTAGGTTCGAGCACGATTGTTGCTGCTTCAGCCCAGTCTGGCAGTGTCTTCTGGTTCGTTGAGAGATAGCCCCAGTGGGCCAAGATAAAAGCTGTGAGCGACAAGACCAACCAGCGATACAGGCCGAGCTGGGTTTGCTGACCAAAACGATGCAGACCAAAGCGGTGTTTTGCCGTCTTGAACCAGTCTTCGATTTGCCACCGATGTCGTCCCCACCAGATTTGCCACCGATGTCGTCCCCACCAAACAATTGTGCTGGCCTTGAGCGGCTTAGTTGAAAGGACATACCGTTTCAAGCGTGACTGCTGTCCTTCTCGCTTGAGATAGAACCAAGCCACAGTGACAGGGAAATGGACTCCTTTGAGCCGGACCTGTTGACCTGGTTTGTGCAACTGAAACAGTTGCCGTCCATCTTGCAAGCAGCGGTCATAGCGAACACCTGTGATGGCATGGAGTTTCAGTTTTCGTATCCCTCGGAGAAAGTCCATACTGCCAAAGGCCGTATCAGCGAGCACAACTAACCTGAAAGCTTTTCGCAACCAATTGGGCAACTGTCGTACCAGTTGCAAGCCCAAGTGAGCAGGCGAGGCAGTGCCCTTGCCACGGTAGACTCGAAAGCTCCAAGGAATGCGCCAGGGACCAGCCACAAGGTACAAGACGACGAGATGCACGCCTCGTTTGCCGTGCAACACCGAGACTAACTGTTCAAAGGCAGTGCCCTTGCCACGTTTCTCTAGGGTCGTCAAGTCAACAATCACTTGCAGATGGGGTCGGCGACCGTGAGGACAATACTGCCGCAGTTGCTGACGGACTGCTTCTCGCAGGCGACGAATGACTTCGCGCACGGACCAGCTATAGACGTTGAGGAAGCGGCTGAGAGCACTGGGGGATTTCAATTTGCTGTGCTCCGGGAGGGGAGACCCTTGGGCTCGGAGAAACAGCTCCAGCAAAGCGTGCAGGCTTTGACGCTGGTAAGGACTCGGCATCGCTTCCAGCAAGTGGTAGATTAGCTCTTGGGCGTGAGCAAGAATGTCCATTGTTCTTGCAGTCTATTGGTTTCACGCCCTTTCTCGCACCTTTCAAAGCTTGGTGCAAGATCTGAGGTAGATTTAAACACCTTGTTCTGCATGTTAGAAAGCCTATGACATGTTTCAGTCCCTTTGCGGGGTTTGGTGGATTTAAACCTGCTATGAAAATACAGAAGTCCCACTGACAATTGAGGGGGTTTCAGTCCCCTTGCGGGGTTTGGTGGATTTAAACCCATACTACATTCCAGTATTCTTAGAGGCTGGAATCGAGTTTCAGTCCCCTTGCGGGGATTTTGGGTTTTGCGAGCAAAGATTTAGGTCAGACGGCTAAGAAGACTGGGATGTTTCAGTCCCCTTGCGGGGATTTTGGGTTTTGCGAGGTGTTTCTATTCGCGGCAATCGGCTGGTTTATCATCGTTTCAGTCCCCTTGCGGGGATTTTGGGTTTTGCGAGCCCCAGCTTGCTCATAGAAACCGAAGCTCAGCTTAGCGTTTCAGTCCCCTTGCGGGGATTTTGGGTTTTGCGAGTCGCCGCTAGATTGCCGATCGCGAATCCTGAGACATGTTTCAGTCCCCTTGCGGGGATTTTGGGTTTTGCGAGCTGTAGAATCCAGCTCTAGGGCTATAGAATCCGACTCGTTTCAGTCCCCTTGCGGGGATTTTGGGTTTTGCGAGTCCGCCGTCTGAAACGTGCTTTACGACGGAATCCTAGAAGCAGTTTTGACAAACCTCAAACTTTGATCGCTTTCAGAGACTCAATTGAGCCCTGTTTTGCCTGCTTCGCCTGAAACTAAATGAATAAAACTATTGAGTTGTCAAGGTTCTAGCGGTTTTGGCAAACCCCCTAGGGTTTTCGCCCTCGCTTAGGTTTGCCAGAAATCTGAAGGAATGGCCTCATCATAAAATAATCACCTCAGCTTGTCGAGGTTTCTCCGAACCATAAGTAATTGTGCGTTTAACAGCCCCAGCATCCAGAACATAAATTCGTACCGAATCTTCTTCTGGCTTAATCAACCTCTCTACTTGAATCTGAAGCTTAGCAAACTGCACAGCCGTTAAAAAGCACTCAAACACACTGTACTGTGTCCAAGTGCCATAACCCGATAAGAGTTTATGTAAACGAGTGCGCCGTTTATTAGCCGCTTTAGAATCTGGCAAATCGTAGATGATTAAGTAAAATAGCGTCGTCATCGCAGGACTAATGGCTGATAAACGATTCCTTCCTGCAAATGCCGACTTAGGAGTTGTGCTTGTAATTCGATCGCGCGTCGGTACGTGCAGCGGTAGTCAAATACGGGATGTTTAAACTCATCATTCATCTTGCGCTCAAATGTTTGGAGAAAAGACTTACGAGCAGATTCGGAGAGACGATAGGCTCCCAAACTTTCTGTAAAATCTTGAGGTTGAATGGTGCGATTATTCACGACAGCCAACACCACATTATCAGCGACCAAGGGACGGAATTCTTCCATCAAATCTAAGACTAAAGCTGGCTGACCGTGATGGACTTCATGGAGATAACCGATGTAAGGATCTAAACCTGCCAGGTGCACCGCAGCAGTGAGCTGCACTCGCAGGAGCCCGTAAGCAAAGCTTAAGAGCGCATTGATGGGATCAGCGGGAGGACGACGGTTACGTCCGGTGAAAGACCATTGATTGCCGAGCATCTGGGGCCAGCCCGCGAAGTACTCCCGTGCCGATAGCCCCTCAATGCCCCGCATTTGCTCTAAAGTGGCTTGCTCTTTCACCTGAGCTTTACGCAGCTTGAGCGAATGCTCGCGTGCTTCATGACGATAAAGTACAGCATTTTGGTTATGGATTTTAGCGATCACGATCGCTTTGACCAGTTCTAGGCGGCGATCGCAATCGTGATAGAGCTGATATTGGCCAAGCGCAGAGTCAGGAAGTGTGGGGATTTGCTGCCACTCAGGCGATCGCCAACCGCTTGCAAACGCTCGGTTGTAGCGAGTGATGATTTCTGGATCATGCAGAAATACATCCAAGGCTCTAATTAACAAGGCATCAACCCGTTGAGCCAAGTGGGGATGATGAATTTTTCCCAGGGCGATCGCGCTCAAGGCTCGCCGGATAAACTCCTTCCAAGACTCCATGCGGCGATCGCGCTCTAGCTCATCAAAGCGACGTAGATCAGGCGGTTCCAGCAAATTACTGCTGCCGCTGGAGATGTCGTAATACGCTCCTTGATCCCCCAATAATTCAATCGCCGTTTTGAACGTACTATTCCCGCTAGAGGAAATATCCATTCCCACCACTGGAATCTTGTTTGCCAATGCTTCGAGGGCAAATCGCCAGCCCAAAACACTTTTGCCAGAGCCTGATGTTCCAGTAATCAGCACCCGTCCAATTTGCTGATGAAATAAATCAACGTAGACGGGTTTACCGCCCCGACGGGTGAGAAACTCCACCCCTCGGCGATCGATATCCTTTGGCATCGTCAGGGGCATGATGCCTGCTACGGTATGGGTATCGAGGGTCAATCGCCGCTCATTCAAATTACTGCCATGCAGGAGGCGTTTACAGGTGATGGGTAAGGCTTGCAGCCAGATTTCCCAAGCAATATGACGCTCTCGAATCACTTTCGCCGTTTCAAAACTGTTGGCGAGTAGATTGCAGGCGTGAGTCAACTCTTCCGCACTATGGCGATAAACCAAGAATACGGGGGCACAGTGGAGGGCTTTAGTTCCCTCATAAAGCCGACGTTGCGCTTCAAAAGACTCTTCTTGCTTGAGTTCAGCGCCGACATCTCGTCCCTGGCCCTTCGTTATAGCCACTGTACGAGCTGCCTTTGATTGCTTGGCTTGGCGGGCCAAGTTGTCCTGAATCAAAAAGTCATTGCTCCGGCTAATCTCAATCCAGGCTTCCGTATCATGCACATAGCTAGAGGAAAGGATTTTCCAAATCCATTTCAATTGATCGCTAGTACTCGTCCAGCCCAGCGGTGGATCGCTCATGCTCATCACACCGCAGACCTGCCCCCTCCCCGTCAAGTACACCCGGTCATGGTCGCCTCGGTGTTCAGGACAGGCAGAACGCCCCTGGGTTCCCTCAATCAGCAAGGTACAAAGATGCTTGTCTGTGGTCACGGTTTCGCTGAGTTCAAACCCGGTTGCGGTCTCTTGGAGAGTCATCACTTGCAGAATCGCCGGAGCCGCACCTTGATTGAATCGGTTCCACAGCCACTGCCACAGCTCTGTGGCGTTACAGGGAGTGACTTCTAACCCAACCTTTGTATTCAACAACAACTCCCACTGAAGAAACCCCTGCTGAAAGCCTTGTAGCAAAAGCTTTTTGAAAAATGCTTCTTGATAAATTCGTTGATTTCCGGTGATTTGTTCAACCACCCAAGAAGCTGTTTTTCTGAAACGCTCAATGAGACCGCCCACAAAATCTCGCTGCTGGGTTCCTGCTTCGTCATCACTCGTCCAGGTACAAAACGCCAGTTGCTGCCAACGCTGACGGGTTCCTGCCTGAGCCAGTTGTTGTACGCGCAATTGTTCATTGCGAGTGAGGACTGAAACCGGTTTTAATTGACAACCATCTGCCAGGGTCGAGAGTTCTCTTTGCCGTTCCTCATCATCGCTATCACAACCTATGCAGAAGGTAACGCGCTCTCCCATCGGTAGCTCTTTCATGCCTGCTTCAATCGCCCGAGCAAACGTCGTCACCTCACTGTCGTGCAATACATCATGCAACCCAGCGACCCGAAATCCAAACACCAGTTGGTACTGAGCGTTGCCCTTCTCTAGCAACAGGGCAGCCACTTCGCGATCGTCTTTTTTAATTTCTGCCAGGCAGCAGATATTGACTTCATTCTGGAAGGGCATCAATCTACTTTTGCCTCCATACTGATTGGGCACCTGCAGCGGTTTGAGTCGCAGGTTGACTCGGGTATCGCCATAACGGTGGCGAATCCAGGGAGGGCGATGGTGAGGAATGGGCG belongs to Trichocoleus sp. FACHB-46 and includes:
- the cas1 gene encoding CRISPR-associated endonuclease Cas1, producing the protein MGPIPADQLGSWVAIVVICYVLTNGLFSLGLGWFFGTSFWWIVSWWILTGNQPHQFLDRWRNPPGTEWCNGSNIYVSPIPHHRPPWIRHRYGDTRVNLRLKPLQVPNQYGGKSRLMPFQNEVNICCLAEIKKDDREVAALLLEKGNAQYQLVFGFRVAGLHDVLHDSEVTTFARAIEAGMKELPMGERVTFCIGCDSDDEERQRELSTLADGCQLKPVSVLTRNEQLRVQQLAQAGTRQRWQQLAFCTWTSDDEAGTQQRDFVGGLIERFRKTASWVVEQITGNQRIYQEAFFKKLLLQGFQQGFLQWELLLNTKVGLEVTPCNATELWQWLWNRFNQGAAPAILQVMTLQETATGFELSETVTTDKHLCTLLIEGTQGRSACPEHRGDHDRVYLTGRGQVCGVMSMSDPPLGWTSTSDQLKWIWKILSSSYVHDTEAWIEISRSNDFLIQDNLARQAKQSKAARTVAITKGQGRDVGAELKQEESFEAQRRLYEGTKALHCAPVFLVYRHSAEELTHACNLLANSFETAKVIRERHIAWEIWLQALPITCKRLLHGSNLNERRLTLDTHTVAGIMPLTMPKDIDRRGVEFLTRRGGKPVYVDLFHQQIGRVLITGTSGSGKSVLGWRFALEALANKIPVVGMDISSSGNSTFKTAIELLGDQGAYYDISSGSSNLLEPPDLRRFDELERDRRMESWKEFIRRALSAIALGKIHHPHLAQRVDALLIRALDVFLHDPEIITRYNRAFASGWRSPEWQQIPTLPDSALGQYQLYHDCDRRLELVKAIVIAKIHNQNAVLYRHEAREHSLKLRKAQVKEQATLEQMRGIEGLSAREYFAGWPQMLGNQWSFTGRNRRPPADPINALLSFAYGLLRVQLTAAVHLAGLDPYIGYLHEVHHGQPALVLDLMEEFRPLVADNVVLAVVNNRTIQPQDFTESLGAYRLSESARKSFLQTFERKMNDEFKHPVFDYRCTYRRAIELQAQLLSRHLQEGIVYQPLVLR
- the cas2 gene encoding CRISPR-associated endonuclease Cas2, whose translation is MTTLFYLIIYDLPDSKAANKRRTRLHKLLSGYGTWTQYSVFECFLTAVQFAKLQIQVERLIKPEEDSVRIYVLDAGAVKRTITYGSEKPRQAEVIIL